Below is a genomic region from Desulfobaccales bacterium.
GCCGGTAGCCGGTGGTGTAGTCATAGCGGGTCACCGCCTTCATCAGCCCCAGGTTGCCCTCCTGGATGAGGTCCGAGAAGGTGAGGCCCCGATGCAGGTACTTCTTGGCGATGCTCACCACCAGGCGCAGGTTGGCCTTGATCATCTTGTCCCGGGCCTCGGTAACCTCGGCCTCGGTGGCCTTGATGCGCTCCGCCAGCTCCTTGATCTCCTGGTTGTCCGGATGCTGCTTGAGGTAGCGCTGCAGGGTCTGGTGGATGAGCCGGAAGAGCTTCTCCTTGGCCTGGGCGCTCTTTTCCGGCGCCTGGAACCAGGCCTCCACCTTCTTCTGGAGGTATTTGATCTCCTCCAGGTCGGATTTCACTCCCAGCACGAACTGCAGGACGGCCTCCTGGCCATGCTTGATGATGCGCCCCAGCTCCCGCTCCTCTTCCGGGGTGAGGATGGAGTAGCGCAGCATCTCCCGGAAGTAAGCGGCCACCAGGCCTTCGTGCTCCGGGATGTCCTCAGCTTCCAGACCCTCTTCCAGGGCCCCCTCGGGGAGCTCCTCCTCCAGGCCATAGGGCGTCAGGGCGAACTGGTCAGTCACTTCCAGCTCCTCTTCGGGGGCGAGGTCGTAGTTCTCCCGGAAGGCGAGGTCCCCCTCCTCCTCCGGAATGAAATAGGAGAGCTGATCGTAGGCAATGAGCTCATTGCCGCCGTTCAGGTCAAGAAATTTTTTCAGGTATTCTTTTTCCATAGATATCCAGGCGGGTTGCCTGCCTCGCAGATGAAGTCAATCAAAACTCCAATTTTAAATTGATTAGATTCTTTGTCAAGGAAAAAATTAATTCCCCTCCGCCCATTTATCGGCACAGGGGTTCAGATATAAAATAATCCGTCTAGAGGGCATGTCAAGCACCCTCCCCAGACTTGACCGGGGGTCATCTCAGGGATAGGATGAGCCCAAGACAAGGCCGCCAGCCCCGGGAGAGATGCCATGGAGCACCGCTTCATCCGTGACCTCAAAGACGGCGACCTGGTGAAGCAGTGCTTCCTGTTGCGCCGCTTCGAGGCTAAGGCCTATGGCGAGGGCAAGGTGCGCTGGGACCTGGACCTGGCGGACCGCACCGGCGTGATCAAGGGGGTGGTCTGGGACGACGCCATCGCCAAGTGCCCCGGGCCCCTCACCCCCGGGGAGCCGGTGGCGGTGCACGGCCAGGTCAGCACCTACCGCCAGGAGCTGCAGCTCAGGGTCTATTTCATTGCCATGGTGGCCGACCTCAAGGCCAGAGGCCGGGACCCCGGCTGCGACCTGGAGCTGCTCCTCTTTGCCACTCCTTATGACCGGGCCAGTCTGTGGCGGGAGCTCAACGAGCTGGCCCTCACCCACCTGCGGCCGCCGCTTTTGGATTTGGTGCTTCACCTCCTTAGCAGGTATGAACCCGAATTTCAGACCCATCCGGCGGCCCGGAAAAACCACCACCCTTATGTGGGGGGCCTGTTGGAACACACCTGGAGCCTGGCCCGCCTGGCCCTTAAGGTCCTGGAGGTCTATCCCTGGCTGAACCGGGACCTGGTGCTGGCCGGGGTGATCCTGCACGATGTGGGCAAGCTCAAGGAGTTCACCCGGCCGGTGGCTCCGGAGCTCACCCCCGCCGGGGGCCTGGTGGGGCATATCGCCCTGGGCTGGGAGATGGTGCGCCAGGCCGCCCGGGAGATCGGCTTTCCGGACGAGGCGCTCCTCTTGCAGTTGGAGCACATCCTCATTTCCCACCACGGCTCCCTGGAGAACGGCTCGCCGGTGCCGCCCCGCACCCCGGAGGCCCTGCTGGTGCACTACCTGGACGATCTGGACGCGAAGTTGAAGATGATGCAGGACCACCTGGAGGGAGATGTGACTCCCGGGCCCTTCACCTCCTGGCACAGCCTCCTGGAGCGGCGGCTGTTCAAGCCCCGGGTCCTGGAAGAGGAAGAGACGGAAATTTAACCGGGGCAGGCCCGGGGTGCATTGACGTTATCGGGAAGGTCCCTTATTTTATGAACAAAATTGCGGCAAACCTGGGCGGCGACCCACATCTCGCTCTCCGAAGGAGGAACGGCAATGTTCAAAAAGATCCTGGTACCCCTGGACGGCTCTGCCCTGGCGGCCAAGATTCTCCCTCAGGTCGTCGATCTGGCCAAGACTCACCAGGCCCATGTGACCCTGCTCTATGTCTATTATCCGCAAGTGGCGGAGGCCACCCCCGGGGTGATCCAGGAGGCCCTGGCCCAGGAGCGCAAGAGCTGCGAGCTGTTTCTGGCCGAGACCGCCAAGGACCTGAAAGCCCAGGGGGTATCGGTGGATTTTGCCTGCGTGGAGGGCCAGCCCGCCCGGGAGATCATCGGGTATGCCGACAAAAACGGCTATGACCTCATCGCCATGGCCACTCACGGCAAGGGCGAAGTGGCCTGGGTGCTGGGGAGCACCGCCGAGAAGGTGGTGACCCACGCCACCGTGCCGGTGCTGCTCTACCGGGTCATGGAGGCCAAACCCCTGGTGACCAAGGAAGAGTTTGAGGAGCTGATGCTCCGGGGCCTGCCGTAGAGGGGCGGGCACCCTCCTCCAGAGGAAGGGGAATCAGGGGGGAAGGGGAATAAGTGCAATATTTCACAAGGTTTTTCCCGCAAGATTCCGTTGACAGGCTGCGGTTTTTGTCTTAGGCTGGCAGGCAATCGGACGGGACCGGACGGGTGGGCCCGGCCTTTAGCATGAGATCACCATAAACCAGGAGGATTAAATGTTTAATAAGATTTTGGTCCCGTTGGATGGCTCGGATCTGGCCGCCAAAATCCTCCCTCAGGTGGTGGAGTTGGCCAAGACCTTCAAATCCCAGGTCACCCTCCTGCACGTCTGCCACACGGAGGCCTTCGGCGTCAGCGAGGCCGCCCCGGGGGTCATCGAGACGGCTCCGGTGGCGGAAAAGAAGGCCTGTGAGGCCTTCCTCTCCAAGGTGGGGGCGGATCTCAAGGCTCAAGGGCTACAGGTGGATTGGGCCTGCGTGGAAGGCGTGCCGGCCCGGGAGATCATCGGCTACGCCGATAAGAACGGTTACGATCTCATCGCCATGGCCACCCACGGCAAGGGCGAGGTGGCCTGGGTGCTGGGGAGCACCGCGGAGAAAGTGGTCTCCCACGCCACGGTGCCGGTCCTGCTCTTCAGGGTGATGGAGTTCAAGCCGCCGGTGCTGAAAGAGGAATTCTTCCTGTAAGCCCGTCGCTGTCTGTTTGCCGGGGCGGAAGGCCTGCCGGGCCGGGGTGAACCCCGGCCTTTTTTTGGCCCCGGGACCCGCCTGCCATCGAGAGACCTCTGCGCCAGGGATTTTACCAGGAAGAGCCGACCCCCTGATGGACTTGATAATTGTGAGAGGTCTGGGGGAGCCGGTCTGGGAGGGGGGGCAGGGATTAACGCCCCCTGGCCCCTCGAAAGCGGTCTGCACCGGTCTCAAGGCGGGGCGGGTCAGTCAGCCGGCGTCGGGCTCAGGAGGTCTTTGACGCTGCGGCGGGCCAGGTCCTGGGGCCAGGATTTCTCCCGCAGGAACCGCAGGGCCGCCGCCACCTGGGGGGCCTCCGCCGCCAGTCGGGCGAGCTGGCCGGCCCGGCCGCCCCCCAAACGGGCCAGAACCTCTCCCAAGAAAAGCTGCTCCGGGGGCATGGCCGGCACCAGGACCCCGTTCCCCAGGTGGCCGTTGGCCTCCAGCACCAGACCGCTCTGCACCAGGGCTGCCACCGCCCGCCGCCCCTCATCATTTGTTCCCGCCAGCGCCAGCTCCACCTCTTGCCGGGTGATGAGGGGCTCCTGGGCCAGATACCGCCCACAGATGAGCAGCAGCGCCGTCAGGGCCAGGTATTCATCCACCGGCTGCCGGTCCGGTTCCTGGGCCCGGCGGGCGGCGGTGAGCCGGGCCAGGTTCTGGTAAGCAAAGGCGACCTCATTGCCGAAGAGCACCACCAGCCAGCTCCAGAAGATCCACATCACCAGGAAGAGCAGGTGATAGAGGGCGCCGTAGATGGCGTTGTAATAGGTGGCCATGCCCTGGAACCAGGCGAAGACGGCGTGGGCCCCCTGCCACAGGGTGCCGCCGATGACGCCGCCCAACAGGGCCGCCACGAAACGCACTCGGGTGTTGGGCATCACCAGATAGATGAAGGTGAAGGCCACCCACAAAAGGCCCAGGGAGAGCAAGGAGGAGGTAATCCAAAAGAAGGCCTCCGGCATGAAGGCGCTCAAAAAACGCCTGAGATCCGGCTGGCTTAAAAGGCCGCTGGTCAGGGACAGCCCCAGCGCCATGAGGATGGGCAAAAGGAGGAAGATGCTGAGATAGTCGCTGAGGCGGCGGCTCCAGGGCCGGATGCGGCTCACCTGCCAGGTGGTGTTGAAGGCCGCCTCCACATCGGTCATCAGGATGATGAGGGCGGCCAGGAGCCAGATGACCCCGAAGACCCCCAGGGAGGTCACCTGGGTGCCCTCCACGTATTCCAGGATCTGCACGGCGAACTCATGGGAGCCGGGAGAGAGGCGGTCCAGGAGATGCGCCGCCAGCAGGCGCTGGATCCCCAGGCTCTTGAGGATGGCAAAAAGCAAGGCCAGAAGCGGGATCAGGGCCAGGATGGTGACGTAGGCCAGGGAGGCGGCGGTGAGATAGGAGCGGTGGCGCACCAGACCCTGCCAGGCCAGCAGCAGCAGCCGCAGGGCCTGTTTGCCGGGGTGGTCCTCCCCCTCCCAGAGATAGACCCGAAGATATTCCCGCCCGCGGGCGATGAGATCATTCACGGGAGTCGGCCTCGCCTTGGCCACGCCAATGTTTTAGGTGATAAACGACCGTGAGCGAAGATTCCTGGGAGACAGCTCCCACCGGCTTTACGGGCGCCGGAGATCCCGGAGGCGGGGATCGTCCTCCCGAAGCTCCAGGGTCACGGCCTTGCCGGTATTCTGGCCCAGCTTCTCCAAGGCGGCCACCAAAAGGGGGTCCACCGCCTGGCGCAGGTCCGCAGTGGTGCCGGAACTGCGGGCCTCCCCCACCCACAGGGGCCGGGAGGTCTTCTTTTCCCGGTAGTCCCGGCCCGCCACCACATTCAACAGGACCCAGCGGTCATAGATGGCGGCGGTGGAGTAGGTGGCGAAGCCCGGCCAGAAGAAGACGTAACCGCCGTGCCAGTAATGGCCGGCCCCCACCCCGAAGCTCCACTCCGGGGAGATGATAGTGCGGGACGCCCCGGGCCCGATGCCGTAAGTAAACAGCATGACAAAGTCCGCCTGCTCACAAGGGACCACGCCGAAGCCTTTCCGGGTGAGCAGGCGCTCCAGCTTGGCCTTGATCTCCCGCTCCAGCAGGGGGTTCTGGGCCTGGGGGTTTTCCGCCACGCAGAAGCGGGCCCCCGGCGGGATGGCCACCGCCGCGGCCGGGTCGGTGTAGCCGTTGACCAGCACCGGCAAGGTGGCGGCGCAGCCCATCAGGCTCGCCAGGGCCAGGCCAAGAACGATCGCCCCCCACATTTTGGCTGCGTGACTGCGGGTGTCCGTCATCTCGGCTTCTCCCCACCAGGCGCCTTACAGCCCCGCCTCAAGGCGTCACCTGGGCCAGGATCTCGTGGAGCTTGCCCTTGACCTGCTCGAGGGGCGGCAGCACCGGCAGGGCCGGCGCCTCCTCCGCCGTCAGTTTCCGGCGCTTGAAGCGCATGCGGGTGGAGAGCTCCTCCCGCTCCGGGGCAAAAAGGCCCCCGGAGATCACCTCCCCGCCCCCCTCCATGGCCTCGATCTGGGCCGCTATGAGGCCGAAATCAAAGGAGGCGTTGAATTTCTGGATGTCTTCATTGAGCAGGGTGAGGTGGATCTGGAGTTTGTGGTGGCGCTCCTGGAGGGCGGCCAGGGTCTTTTGCAGCTCCTCATAGATTCCCAGGACCAGGTTGCGGAAGCGGCGCCAGGCGGTGAAACCCCGGGCGGGGCGGTGGGCCAGGAGGGCCTGGCGCTGGGCCGGGGTGAGCTTCTGAAACTCGTCATAGAAGGGCCAGGGGCTGAGCCCCAGGGCCGCCATGACCCGGGAGATCACCTGCTCGTTCTTCAGGGCGGCATACAAGGCGTGGAAGAGCCGGGCCGCCTTGGCCACCTCTTCCCGGTAGGCCGCGGCTTCGTCCTCCAGGGCCTTGGCCTCCTCCTCCAGATAGACCCGCTCGGCGAAGTAATGGTCCACGATTTCTTTTTTGATCTGAAATCTTAAGGAATCCAGCGCCTTTTCCAGGTCGTCTTCGGTCATGGCTCACTCCCGGGGGGCGACTCGTCGGGTTCAGGGGCGGGGCCGGCAGAGGGGAGGGGAGCCAGGGGCAGCTCCTCCAGGGGCAGCTCCCGTTCCTCGCCGCCGGCGGTCTCCAGGGTGACGGTCTGGCGGATCATGTTGTAGCGGATGATCTTGGCATCGCCGTCCGGGAGGCGCACCCGCTTCCCCACCCGGGGCAGATGCCGGCGGATCTCCTGATAGGCGGCGTACTCATAGGTGAGGCAGCACATCAGCCGGCCGCAGACCCCGGAGATCTTGTTGGGGTTGAGGCTGAGCTGCTGCTCCTTGGCCATGCGCACGCTCACCGGCTCAAAGTCCCGGATGAAGGCGGCGCAGCACAGTTTCTGGCCGCAGACCCCCAAGCCCCCCACCATCTTGGCCCGATGGCGCACCCCGATCTGGCGCAGCTCGATGCGGTTGCGGAACTCCTGCACCAGGTCCTTGACCAGTTCCCGGAAATCCACCCGGCCAGGCGCAGTGAAGTAAAAGACGATCTTGCTGCCGTCAAAGAGCACCTGGGCCCGCACCAGGTGGATGGGGAGCTGGCGGGCCAGGATGCGGTCCTGGCAGAAGGCGAAGGCCCGGGCGGCCAGGGCCCGGTTCTTCTCCGCCTGCTCCAGGTCTTCGGGGGTGGCCCGGCGCAGGATGGTCTTGAGGTTCTCCGGCGGCCGGGGGAGCTCCAGCTCCCGGTAGATGGCCTCCACCGTGCCCAGCTCCGGGCCCTCCTCCAGGGCCACCACCACCCGGTCCCCCCGGCGCAGGTCCTCGCCGCCGGTGGCCAGGGAGCAGCAGTGGCTGCCCCCGTTCAGTCGCACTTTGATCAGGTCCATGTTGCCGTCGTCGCCAGGCGGAAGCCCAGGATATCCAAAGTCAGCTCCGGGTTGAGATTGGCGGCCAGGTGGCGCTGGGCCCGGGACAGCGCCGCAAGCCTGTCCAGCCAGGCCTCCGGCCGGCCGGTGCGGCTCTCCCCCTGCAGCTCCGGCAGCCGGTCCTGGTGCGCCAGAAGTTCCAGGGCGCCTCCGGCCTGCAGCACCAGGAGGTCCCGATACCATAAAGAGGCCAGGGCCAGGAAGGTGTCCGCCTCCGGGACACTTTTGGCCAGCCGCTGGGCCCAGGCCAAGATATCGCCGGCCCCTCCCCGGGCCAGGGTGTCCAGGTCGGCCAGGACCTGATCCCGCTGGGTCAGGAGGGCTTCGGGGTCCATCATCAAGGCCCGCCCCAGGGAGCCGCCGCTTAAGGCCGCGATGAGGGCCGCCTGGGCCGGGGTGCGCCCCCGCTTTTCCAGCTCCCGGCGGATGAGGGCCGCAGGCAGAGGCGCAAAGGTGAGCTTCTGGCAGCGGGACACGAGGGTGGGGAAAAGGTCGCCCTCCTGGGCCGCGGCCAAAATGAGCAGATGCCGGGGCGGGGGCTCCTCCAGGGTTTTGAGCAGCGCATTGGCGGCGGCATCGTTTAGGGCCGCGGCGGGCTTGATGAGGGCCACCCGCCAGCCGCCCCCCACCGGCGGGTAGGCGGTGAGCTGGCGCAGTTCCCGGATCTGCTCGATTTTGATCTGGGGCTGGCGGCCCTCAGAGGTGGGCCGAAGCACCAGGAAGTCCGGATGCGTCCCCGCGGCCAGGCGCCGGCAGGAGGGGCACAGCCCGCAGGCTTCGCCCTCGGGGGTGGGGGCGGCGCAGTTGAGGCGGGCGGCCAGGGCGGTGGCGGTGGCGGCCCGGCCCACGCCCTCGGGTCCCAGGAAGAGATAGGCGTGGGCCAGCCGGTCCTGTTTCAGGGCCATGGCGAGGTAGCCCAAAGCGCGCTCCTGCCCCAGAATGTCCCGGAAGAACAGGGTAGGGGCGACCTCGGCTTGCTGGACGCGTTCCGCAGTGGTCATTTTATTAATCCACAGGACAATCTTCTAATGAATTTGGTCTAATAAAATCTTCATTCTATGCGAAATATATGTAAAGTAAGTTGGAAGAATTATAAATTGTATTATACTAAATATTATTAATATAAAAAATGAAGCAGAAGGAAAAATGAATATACTTAATAAAAACAGGAAATAAAATAGCGAAATGTTAAATAAATGTATTTGGGTGAATTCATTATCCTGCTCTTTTGATGCAAAATATTGCCATGGTCCTAAAGCCATTCCCCAAGACCATAAAAGATATGGAACGTAGTTTAAATTTATTCCTCCTGTATAAAAACTAGAACAAAAAATAAATGCAAAAATACATGTAATTACCATTAATAAATTAGTATAAGTAATTGATAGAAACTGAAATATAAATGTTAATTTACTCTTTTTTTCAAAAAGGTAAAGAGCTAAACCTGAAATAGCTATGCCAGGTACCATTAAAAAAGAAAGTATTATAGGAAGGAAAATCATAAATAAAAATCCATAACCTATAAGTCGCCATTCTCCTAGTATAGCAAGCCATATTCCGCCAATAATGCCACTAAGAAGATTTAACACTAAAATAGGTAGTCATTAATTGTAATATTGTAATAAACATACTTTTTCCTCCTGCAATAATATCTCATAATAAATAATCTACTCCCACTCAATGGTGGCCGGGGGTTTGCTGGAGATGTCATACACCACCCGGTTGACCCCCTTGACCTCGTTGATGAGGCGGTTCATCGAGCCGAAATTCCTTCCGCAGCCTCACCCTGTGTGCAGGCCGCACCGGGGAATCTTGGCCGGCCGGCGTGGCGCCTCTGAGCCGGAGCCGCCTTTAGCTTCGGGGCTTGACCGCCCGGATCAGGACCCCTCTGGTGACCGGGGAGCTGTCAAAGCCGGTCTCCCTGACCATCTCGACCTGAGTGAATCCCGCTTTTTCCATGAGCTCCAGGAAAACCTTTCCCGGAATGGCGCCCCCCTCTCACCTGGCCCAGCGGGCCAGGCGACTCTCCAGGTCGGCCGGCAGTTCCCCCACGAGCACCTCATCCGCCAGCAAAAACCGGCCGCCGGGTTTCAGCACCCGAAAAACTTCGGCCAGGGCCCGTCCTTTGTCCACCACCAGGTTGAAGGCGCCGTTGGAGAGCGCCACCTCGAAGCGTTGGTCCGGAAAGGGAAGGTTTTCTGCGCCGGCAACCAGGAAGAGCGCTTGCGCCACGCCGGTGGCCCGGGCATGTTCCCGGGCCCGGAGGGCCATCTCCGCCACCACATCCAGCCCCACCACCCGGCCGCCGGGCCCCACCAGCCGGGCGGCCAGCAGGGCATCAACCCCGGCGCCGCACCCGATATCCACCACCGCCTCCCCCGGGACGAGCGGCCCCAGGGTGAAGGGATTGCCCACCCCGCAAAACGAGACGGCCACCGACTCAGGCAGGGAGGCAAGGAAATCCTCCGGATACCCCAGGGCCTTAAGCCCGTCCGGACCGGTGGGGTAGCGGAAGAGGCCCGCGGGGCAACTGGCCACCCGCACATATTTTTCCCGCAGGCTGCCAAGCACCCGCCGCCGCTGGTCCGGCGTCAGGTCCACAAAAGGGAAGTCGGCGGCAGACACAGATGGCTACTCCCACTCAATGGTGGCCGGGGGTTTGCTGGAGATGTCATACACCACCCGGTTGACCCCCTTGACCTCGTTGATGAGGCGATTGGCCAGGTGGGCCAGGAACTCGTGGGGGAGCCTGGTCCAATCCGCGGTCATGGCGTCGGTGGAGTCCACCACCCGGAGAGCCACCACGTGCTCATAGGTGCGCTCATCGCCCATGACCCCCACGGTGCGCACCGGCAGGAGCACCGCAAAGGCCTGCCAGACCTTGCGGTACCAGCCGCTTTTTTCCATCTCCTCCAGGACGATGGCGTCGGCCTCCCGGACGATGGCCAGGCGCTCCGGAGTCACCTCGCCCAGGATGCGGATGGCCAGGCCCGGCCCGGGGAAGGGGTGGCGCCAGAGCAGGGAGTCGGGCAGGCCCAGCTCTTTTCCCACCTCCCGCACCTCATCCTTGAAAAGCTCCCGCAAGGGCTCGATGAGCTCCAAAGGCATGACCTCGGGGAGCGCCCCCACATTGTGGTGCGTCTTGATGGTGGCCGAGGGGCCTTTGAAGGAGACGCTCTCGATGACATCGGGGTAGAGCGTCCCTTGGGCCAGGTATCTGACCCCGCCGATCTTTTTCGCCTCCTCGGCAAAGACCGCAATGAACTCCCGGCCGATGCGCAGGCGCTTCTCTTCCGGGTCAGTGACGCCCTTGAGCAGGGCGAGAAAGCGGTCGCTGGCGTCCACATAAACGAGATTGAGGTGCTCCCGGTCCCGGAAGAGATGCACCACCTCCTCGGCCTCGCCTTTGCGGAGCAGGCCGTTGTTCACGAAGATGCAGGTGAGGCGGTCGCCCACGGCCCGGTGCACCAGCACCGCGGTGACCGAAGAGTCCACCCCCCCGGAGAGGGCGCAGATGACTTTGTCTTCCGGCCCCACCCGCTCCCGGATGGCCTTCACCGTGGCCTCGATGAAGGAGTGCATGGTCCACAGGCCGGAGAGCTTGCAAATGCGGAAAAGGAAGTTTTTCAGAATCTCCCGGCCGTGGGGGGTGTGCTTCACCTCGGGGTGGAACTGCACGCCGTAGAGGCGGCGGCGGGCGTCCCGGATGGCCCCCACGGGCGAGGCGTCGCTGCTGCCGATGACCTCAAAGCCCGGAGGCGGCTCTTTCACCAGGTCGCCGTGGCTCATCCACACGGTCTCCAGGGGGGCCAGCCCATGGAAGAGGTCGTTGAAGTAGTGGATGGTGAAAGTCTTGCGGCCGTATTCCCGGGAGACCGCGGGCTCCACCTTGCCTCCCAGGAGGTGGCTCAAGAGCTGCAGGCCGTAGCAGATGCCCAAAACCGGCACCCCCAGCTCCAGGACCCGGGGGTCCAGGCGAGGGGCGTCCTCCTCATAGACGCTCCGGGGTCCTCCGGAGAGGATGATGCCCTGGGGCGCGAATTTGCGGATCTCCTCCAGGGGCAGGGAAAAGGGGTGGATTTCGCAATAGACCTTGAGCTCCCTGACCCGGCGGGCAATGAGCTGGGTGTATTGGGAGCCAAAGTCCAGAATGAGGATCTTTTCCTGATGGGGGTCGGTCATGTCCGGTCCTGCAGGCGACTCCGGTGATGTCCCAAGGAGGGCCAAAATCTTTGCTTTTTTCACATTATAGCGGCAGCGGCGGGAAAAAACAACGCGCCGAGGCGCCGCCAGGGCTTCGGATTGTTCCTTGCCTCCCGAAGCAGGAAGGGTTAGCCTATGGGAGAGGAACCTCCATCCCATGAGGGATTGGGGAAGTGGGTAGGGGAGAGGGGGCAGGGGGGTGCCCCCTGGCCCCCTCTCCCGAGGACTCGTTTGCAGAAAGGAGACGTAGTCATGTCCAAGCGGAAATACACCGTCCGGGCCGAATGTCCGGCCTGCGCCTGCGGCGACATCACCTTCCTGGGGCCGGAGAAGCTCAGGGAGAAATTCATCGGCGACGAAAAGGAGATTGACATCCTCTGCCCCATGTGCGGCACCAAGACCAAGGGCAAGGTGGAGGAAGAGGAAGCGAAGTGACAAGGCCGGGGAGGGGCCCGGTTAGCCCCTCCCTGCAAGGCAGGCTCAGCCCGGACCGCCGGGGCCGGCGTCCCGCACCGCCGGCTCCACGGTGCCGGCGTATTGGCGGAAGTTCTGCCGGAAGCGCTGGATGAGCTCCCGGGCGGTGCGATCGTAGGCCTCGGTATCGGCCCAGGTCTGGCGGGGGTGCAAAATCCGCTCCGGCACCCCGGGGCAGGTGTCCGGCACCATCAGCCCGAAGAGGGGATCCTGGTGGCAGGGGATCTCCTCCAGGGCGCCGGACAGGGCGGCCCGGAGCAGCGCCCGGGAGTAGGCGATGTCAATGCGGTGGCCCACCCCGTAAGGGCCCTCGATCCAGCCGGTGTTCACCAGCCAGCACTGCACCCGGCCCTCCTGCACCTTTTCCCGGAAGAGACGGGCGTACACCGAGGCGGGCAGGGCCATGAAGGGCGCGCCGAAGCAGGTGCTGAAGGTGGCCTGGGGCTCCTTGATGCCCCGCTCGGTGCCCGCCACCTTGGCGGTGTAGCCGCTCAAGAAATGGTAAGTGGCCTGCTCCGGGGTAAGCCGGGCGATGGGCGGCAGGACCCCGAAGGCGTCGCAGGTGAGCATGAAGATGTGGCTGGGGGGCGGCCCCACCCCGGAGCGCACGATGTTTTTCAGGTGGGTGATGGGGTAGGCGGCCCGGGTGTTCTCCGTTAAGGAGTCGTCGTCCAGGTCCAGGCGGCGGGTCACCGGGTCGATGGTGACGTTCTCCAGCACCGTGCCGAAGCGCCGGGTGCACTCATAGATGTCCGGCTCCGCCAGGGGGTTGAGGCGGATGACTTTGGCGTAGCAGCCGCCTTCGAAGTTGAAGATGCCCTCCTTCCACCAGCCGTGCTCATCGTCGCCGATGAGGCGGCGCTCCGGGTCGGCGGAGAGCGAGGTCTTGCCGGTGCCGGAAAGCCCGAAGAACAGAGCCGTGTCCCCCTTCTCCCCCATGTTGGCGGAGCAGTGCATGGAGAGCACCTCCTGCTGGGGGAGGTAGTAATTCAAAATGGTGAAGATGGATTTTTTGATTTCGCCGCCGTAGCTGGTGCCGCCGATGAGGATGAGGCGCTTGCCGAAGTTCACCAGGATGAAGGCCTCGGAGTTGGTGCCGTCCAGCTCCGGCACGGCATGGAAGCCCGGGGCGCTGATGACGGTGAAATCCGGCCGGTGCTCCTCCAGGAGCTGGCGGTCCTTGATCTGCACGAACATGTTGCGGGCAAAGAGGTTCTGCCAGGCATAGGTGGTGATGATGCGGATGGGGATGCGGTAGCGGGGGTCGGCGCCGGCATAGCAGTCCTGGATGAAGATGTCCCGCCCCTGGAGGTAGGCCAGCAGCCGGTAGTAAAGGAGGTCGAATTTCTCCGGATCCAGGGGCTGGTTCTGGTCCCCCCAGGCAATGTGGGCGGCGCTGGTGGGCTCATAGACGATGAACTTGTCCTTGGGGGAGCGGCCGGTATAGGTGCCGGTGCGCACCACCACCGGCCCCAGGTGGGCGATGAGCCCCTCGCCGTGGGCCACGATCTTCTCATACAGGGCCGGGGTGGTGAGGTTCCAGTAGGCCG
It encodes:
- a CDS encoding sigma-70 family RNA polymerase sigma factor, translating into MEKEYLKKFLDLNGGNELIAYDQLSYFIPEEEGDLAFRENYDLAPEEELEVTDQFALTPYGLEEELPEGALEEGLEAEDIPEHEGLVAAYFREMLRYSILTPEEERELGRIIKHGQEAVLQFVLGVKSDLEEIKYLQKKVEAWFQAPEKSAQAKEKLFRLIHQTLQRYLKQHPDNQEIKELAERIKATEAEVTEARDKMIKANLRLVVSIAKKYLHRGLTFSDLIQEGNLGLMKAVTRYDYTTGYRLSTFASWWIRQTITRAIYDKTRTIRIPVHLQEIRNRCYRAFYDLLKELGREPTLKEISERSGVSEDKILMVTNLSDELISLETPVGDEGDRLGDFIKNDKAISPYEGILESELTQKTALILNTLTQREEKIMKMRFGIGDEVEHTLEEIGRAFKVSRERIRQIEKKALKRLKHPTRKAALEDFLE
- a CDS encoding DUF4136 domain-containing protein, encoding MWGAIVLGLALASLMGCAATLPVLVNGYTDPAAAVAIPPGARFCVAENPQAQNPLLEREIKAKLERLLTRKGFGVVPCEQADFVMLFTYGIGPGASRTIISPEWSFGVGAGHYWHGGYVFFWPGFATYSTAAIYDRWVLLNVVAGRDYREKKTSRPLWVGEARSSGTTADLRQAVDPLLVAALEKLGQNTGKAVTLELREDDPRLRDLRRP
- a CDS encoding stage 0 sporulation family protein; translation: MDLIKVRLNGGSHCCSLATGGEDLRRGDRVVVALEEGPELGTVEAIYRELELPRPPENLKTILRRATPEDLEQAEKNRALAARAFAFCQDRILARQLPIHLVRAQVLFDGSKIVFYFTAPGRVDFRELVKDLVQEFRNRIELRQIGVRHRAKMVGGLGVCGQKLCCAAFIRDFEPVSVRMAKEQQLSLNPNKISGVCGRLMCCLTYEYAAYQEIRRHLPRVGKRVRLPDGDAKIIRYNMIRQTVTLETAGGEERELPLEELPLAPLPSAGPAPEPDESPPGSEP
- a CDS encoding universal stress protein — protein: MFKKILVPLDGSALAAKILPQVVDLAKTHQAHVTLLYVYYPQVAEATPGVIQEALAQERKSCELFLAETAKDLKAQGVSVDFACVEGQPAREIIGYADKNGYDLIAMATHGKGEVAWVLGSTAEKVVTHATVPVLLYRVMEAKPLVTKEEFEELMLRGLP
- a CDS encoding universal stress protein — encoded protein: MFNKILVPLDGSDLAAKILPQVVELAKTFKSQVTLLHVCHTEAFGVSEAAPGVIETAPVAEKKACEAFLSKVGADLKAQGLQVDWACVEGVPAREIIGYADKNGYDLIAMATHGKGEVAWVLGSTAEKVVSHATVPVLLFRVMEFKPPVLKEEFFL
- a CDS encoding YihY/virulence factor BrkB family protein, with translation MAKARPTPVNDLIARGREYLRVYLWEGEDHPGKQALRLLLLAWQGLVRHRSYLTAASLAYVTILALIPLLALLFAILKSLGIQRLLAAHLLDRLSPGSHEFAVQILEYVEGTQVTSLGVFGVIWLLAALIILMTDVEAAFNTTWQVSRIRPWSRRLSDYLSIFLLLPILMALGLSLTSGLLSQPDLRRFLSAFMPEAFFWITSSLLSLGLLWVAFTFIYLVMPNTRVRFVAALLGGVIGGTLWQGAHAVFAWFQGMATYYNAIYGALYHLLFLVMWIFWSWLVVLFGNEVAFAYQNLARLTAARRAQEPDRQPVDEYLALTALLLICGRYLAQEPLITRQEVELALAGTNDEGRRAVAALVQSGLVLEANGHLGNGVLVPAMPPEQLFLGEVLARLGGGRAGQLARLAAEAPQVAAALRFLREKSWPQDLARRSVKDLLSPTPAD
- a CDS encoding HD domain-containing protein, whose product is MEHRFIRDLKDGDLVKQCFLLRRFEAKAYGEGKVRWDLDLADRTGVIKGVVWDDAIAKCPGPLTPGEPVAVHGQVSTYRQELQLRVYFIAMVADLKARGRDPGCDLELLLFATPYDRASLWRELNELALTHLRPPLLDLVLHLLSRYEPEFQTHPAARKNHHPYVGGLLEHTWSLARLALKVLEVYPWLNRDLVLAGVILHDVGKLKEFTRPVAPELTPAGGLVGHIALGWEMVRQAAREIGFPDEALLLQLEHILISHHGSLENGSPVPPRTPEALLVHYLDDLDAKLKMMQDHLEGDVTPGPFTSWHSLLERRLFKPRVLEEEETEI